Proteins encoded by one window of Anopheles maculipalpis chromosome 2RL, idAnoMacuDA_375_x, whole genome shotgun sequence:
- the LOC126558349 gene encoding uncharacterized protein LOC126558349, giving the protein MFRGSWIIIVTLFASHLNLAASSGNVPETVAIPNGCLNGAYNKAGTCVCNPGFREYQGNCVRASNARSICPPGSVMWNGICRSQILPPIQDVVPAQETYIVVPPLRVTLPIPQQPDPLDPTDTEESFPDDEDGEETGDPVYTPPIREQDFNITYKQIVNNHNVIHNETVHNTHNVNNVIVTISRKNLNGAFRTVVIRNNVTTVHEEPPREKQSNETDVSGSEDCTEKPTTTTEEPSVQNLPCCTIVSPRVCQKQTDEWVCFHRKQYVCSKVCTAKVMYLRPRKPRYRHPWLIMPPMTNYYAYRDRCQKGQCPPPDCSGCLRGRTRCHPMCYTYDCMKDNSCTYIDQELICGEKSGQICALLEDQTINLLVPQNQTKPLL; this is encoded by the exons ATGTTTCGTGGAAGTTGGATTATTATTGTGACGCTTTTCGCATCCCATCTTAACTTGGCCGCTAGTAGCGGTAACGTGCCGGAAACTGTAGCCATTCCTAATGGTTGCCTAAATGGAGCGTACAATAAGGCGGGAACGTGTGTTTGCAACCCGGGCTTTCGTGAATACCAGGGCAACTGCGTACGAGCATCCAATGCTCGATCGATCTGTCCACCAGGTTCGGTGATGTGGAATGGCATTTGTAGATCACAAATTCTACCTCCGATTCAGGACGTAGTTCCGGCCCAGGAAACGTACATTGTCGTTCCTCCGTTGCGTGTTACGCTACCCATTCCTCAGCAGCCGGATCCACTCGATCCGACCGACACGGAGGAATCGTTTCCGGATGATGAGGATGGCGAAGAGACAGGAGATCCGGTGTATACGCCACCGATCCGAGAGCAAGACTTCAACATCACCTACAAGCAAATCGTCAACAATCACAATGTAATTCACAATGAAACAGTTCACAATACGCACAACGTTAACAACGTGATAGTTACCATAAGTcgaaaaaatttaaacggagCTTTCAGAACGGTCGTGATAAGAAACAATGTAACAACCGTACACGAAGAACCACCGCGTGAGAAACAATCTAACGAGACGGATGTTTCTGGAAGTGAGGACTGCACGGAAAAGCCAACCACAACTACCGAAGAGCCATCCGTCCAGAATCTGCCCTGCTGTACGATCGTTTCGCCAAGAGTTTGCCAGAAGCAGACGGACGAGTGGGTTTGCTTCCATCGCAAGCAGTACGTCTGTAGTAAGGTTTGCACCGCGAAGGTAATGTACTTAAGACCGAGGAAACCACGCTACCgacatccctggttgataatGCCACCTATGACGAACTACTACGCCTACCGTGATCGCTGCCAAAAGGGACAGTGTCCACCACCAG ATTGTTCCGGTTGTCTGCGAGGCCGAACTCGTTGCCATCCGATGTGCTACACGTACGACTGCATGAAGGATAATAGCTGTACCTACATCGATCAGGAGCTGATCTGTGGGGAGAAGTCGGGTCAGATATGTGCTTTGCTGGAGGATCAAACGATCAATCTGCTGGTgccacaaaaccaaacaaaacctctTCTTTAA
- the LOC126560029 gene encoding DNA helicase MCM8-like: MFLLLSSDGFVRLPTLILFGMASIAMDEQDVFETTFPDWECNITENYTPSQEDYYLPQSSWLFEEDQTIPNNKEQNSLDRIGWQLYFPNKDMQVSRTIIKHIRSLEKHYQDFRHDYPLSEVEHCRSFEFKLQLAKNDPILKDTWPTLENDLKDYPEYTLACIGLAMYRSVVAYCTARRFCSSTTKIPKIYPRLDYFGTVKSIGTINSSCAGKLVTVRGIIRRVSQHYVNASSSTYTCKYCVDKRVFSQPYEIGTKRQRTCSNCLAEGELLKRKENQRCIMVQEMAFSLDVKVPDEIAPSLVPGADVLVTGIVNVDMSKMYLQAVCVHTNSTGPFLGGHDFEVKPKLKATDLRAIKEIQSEPLPLKLLVQSLYPNMKGMVTIKAGLLLALFNTSWDTHVLLTSSDNDIMRPLLKCCQFASPKAVLWNNSFQKTDLALKRSQDGLDYLAAGPSVANDYGLCCVERIDELDSLETMEKILIYGSNNVKVHKGTTLLATASPSQGIFDARKPFLDNFTIPRAIIERFALVFRMEDTIDPEEDLVCFNGVRLHPETPSETKCSVEIPLVRMLKLQPGEYFDPLPIELLRKYIDYARHHCNPEFTEESTKLLESFFSQMYSMPQWLNITNGMKMTQIQNMVRARARIDLAAEISVQHVMDTIRIVSRSWYDKYDTDDRDPVVKLPKKMGSVKATTIRKFLDVLRSKSVQLKCKLFTMKDLRQLMHEIGMSGVEDEIVERLNIQGYLLKKSSGCYELFV, encoded by the exons ATGTTTCTCTTGCTCT caagcgATGGATTTGTTCGTTTGCCAACGTTGATCCTGTTTGGCATGGCTTCGATCGCCATGGACGAACAAGACGTATTCGAGACAACTTTCCCTGATTGGGAATGTAATATTACAGAAAATTACACTCCGTCTCAAGAAGACTATTACTTACCGCAGAGCAGTTGGTTATTTGAAGAAGATCAGACCATTCCGAACAACAAGGAACAGAATTCCTTGGATCGTATCGGTTGGCAGCTATACTTTCCGAACAAAG ACATGCAGGTGTCACGTACAATAATCAAACACATACGAAGTCTGGAGAAACACTATCAGGATTTTCGTCACGACTATCCCCTGTCGGAAGTGGAGCATTGCAGGAGCTTTGAATTTAAGCTTCAGCTTGCTAAGAACGATCCAATTCTAAAGGATACGTGGCCAACGTTGGAAAATGATCTGAAAGACTACCCTGAGTACACGTTGGCCTGCATCGGTTTGGCTATGTATCGTAGTGTGGTGGCATACTGTACAGCAAGACGATTCTGTTCGTCCACCACCAAGATACCGAAGATATATCCACGTTTGGATTACTTTGGTACAGTGAAATCAATTGGCACAATCAATTCATCTTGTGCAGGCAAACTAGTAACTGTTCGTGGGATAATTAGACGTGTTAGCCAACATTACGTAAATGCGTCGTCGAGTACCTACACATGCAAATACTGTGTAGATAAAAGAGTTTTTTCACAGCCGTATGAAATTGGCACCAAAAGACAACGGACATGTTCAAATTGCCTGGCAGAAGGTGAACTTTTGAAACGGAAGGAAAACCAGCGGTGCATTATGGTTCAGGAAATGGCATTTTCTCTTGATGTAAAAGTACCGGATGAAATAGCACCAAGCTTAGTACCTGGAGCGGATGTGCTCGTAACGGGTATAGTAAATGTGGATATGTCGAAAATGTACTTGCAAGCGGTTTGCGTACACACCAACAGTACTGGACCATTTTTGGGAGGTCACGATTTTGAGGTTAAACCGAAGTTGAAAGCAACCGATTTACGAGCAATCAAAGAAATTCAATCTGAACCGTTACCATTGAAGCTACTGGTACAATCACTCTACCCGAACATGAAAGGAATGGTAACAATTAAAGCTGGGTTGCTACTTGCACTATTCAATACTAGTTGGGACACGCATGTACTTTTGACAAGTTCCGATAATGATATTATGCGACCTCTGTTGAAATGCTGCCAGTTTGCATCACCCAAGGCAGTGCTGTGGAATAATTCATTCCAAAAGACTGATTTGGCCCTGAAACGTTCTCAAGATGGTCTGGATTATCTGGCCGCTGGTCCTTCCGTAGCAAATGACTacggtttgtgttgtgttgaacGAATCGATGAGCTAGATAGTTTAGAAACCATGGAGAAGATACTTATTTATGGTTCGAACAATGTTAAAGTACATAAAGGAACTACCTTGTTAGCAACAGCATCACCCAGTCAAGGCATATTTGATGCAAGAAAACCGTTTTTGGATAACTTCACCATACCAAGGGCGATTATCGAAAGATTTGCGCTCGTGTTTCGAATGGAAGACACCATCGATCCAGAGGAGGATCTTGTTTGCTTCAACGGTGTGCGCCTTCATCCGGAAACCCCATCTGAAACTAAATGTAGTGTAGAAATTCCTTTGGTAAGGATGCTGAAGCTTCAACCTGGAGAGTATTTCGATCCTTTGCCTATTGAACTGCTGCGAAAGTATATAG aTTATGCACGTCATCATTGTAACCCGGAGTTTACCGAAGAGTCGACGAAACTGTTGGAAAGCTTCTTCTCGCAAATGTATTCCATGCCCCAGTGGTTAAACATAACGAACGGAATGAAAATGACACAAATTCAAAACATGGTTCGGGCAAGGGCGCGAATAGATCTTGCTGCGGAAATATCGGTGCAGCATGTGATGGATACGATAAGGATTGTAAGTCGCAGCTGGTACGATAAGTACGATACGGACGACCGTGATCCGGTGGTGAAATTGCCAAAGAAAATGGGATCAGTGAAAGCAACTACGATACGAAAGTTTTTGGATGTTTTGCGAAGTAAGTCCGTGCAGTTAAAGTGCAAATTATTCACCATGAAGGATCTGCGCCAGCTGATGCATGAAATTGGTATGTCGGGCGTTGAAGATGAGATCGTGGAAAGACTTAACATCCAAGGTTACCTGTTGAAGAAAAGTTCGGGTTGCTacgaattgtttgtttga
- the LOC126557920 gene encoding uncharacterized protein LOC126557920 — protein MNLIGIVSVLICLGGSLHAAPTPCELANAEDTVCQQTEYEAYRDCIEEAKESRKKRQIMPCPPVIVEPVVQTAKPFEIFVPVQPLPASKKPPLLKSLDRTVIVRPDTNQIDDGADDYENSVHYRVPVNVTTVIRLTNIVNNTNHIHMPTTLNNTNVNNIHVYTNLTEVVPGDGDEPCCTAVRPKSCHTSTQGVRCKHHKFQTCGPQCTAKVIHVQKRTRCNRSTGECKEKIAYVPQPEKPTCVYVDEWPYVVCGKLANMSVICEGCYDHYGYGYEPFNGHARIQDQCRGCYDDAFDVGPKYRRGPVLRPFYYHQAPCFLASNCADSYEDCGYGCYGHDRIDPAWGQPGMQSFDPAFNPSNVIYYDPDDYPITNEASDDWGVPTAKCAVVTDGGTITVKNCTQGVDNPYMAAPATLPIYKQMWQEKKPSNSKPASNVTVDDDTDDYGSGDDDGASNNEVFFVDDFADDESFDQ, from the coding sequence ATGAATCTGATAGGAATAGTGTCGGTGTTGATCTGTCTTGGTGGCAGTTTGCATGCTGCTCCTACGCCCTGTGAACTGGCGAACGCGGAGGATACCGTGTGCCAGCAAACCGAGTATGAAGCGTACCGTGATTGCATCGAAGAAGCTAAAGAGAGTCGAAAAAAGAGGCAAATAATGCCTTGCCCACCGGTCATCGTCGAACCGGTCGTACAGACGGCAAAGCCGTTCGAGATCTTCGTACCAGTGCAACCGTTGCCAGCTTCAAAGAAGCCTCCCCTGCTCAAAAGCCTCGACCGTACGGTCATTGTGCGGCCCGACACCAACCAGATCGACGATGGTGCGGATGACTACGAAAACAGCGTGCACTATCGCGTGCCGGTCAATGTCACGACCGTCATCCGGCTCACCAACATAGTGAACAACACGAACCACATACACATGCCGACCACGCTCAACAACACCAACGTGAACAACATCCATGTGTACACGAATCTTACCGAAGTCGTGCCGGGTGATGGTGACGAACCGTGCTGTACGGCTGTCCGGCCCAAAAGTTGCCACACGTCCACGCAGGGCGTTCGGTGCAAACACCACAAATTTCAAACTTGCGGACCACAGTGTACGGCTAAGGTTATCCACGTCCAGAAGCGAACTCGGTGCAATCGAAGTACCGGTGAGTGTAAGGAGAAGATCGCGTACGTACCTCAGCCAGAAAAACCGACCTGCGTGTACGTGGACGAGTGGCCGTACGTAGTGTGCGGGAAGCTGGCTAACATGAGTGTGATATGTGAGGGTTGCTACGACCACTACGGGTACGGGTATGAGCCGTTTAATGGACATGCGAGAATCCAGGACCAGTGTCGCGGATGCTATGATGATGCGTTCGATGTAGGTCCTAAGTATAGGCGAGGGCCGGTCCTGCGTCCGTTCTACTACCATCAAGCACCTTGCTTCCTTGCGAGTAATTGCGCGGACAGCTATGAAGACTGTGGATATGGTTGCTATGGCCATGATCGGATCGATCCAGCCTGGGGACAGCCGGGCATGCAGTCATTCGATCCGGCGTTCAATCCTTCCAACGTGATCTACTACGATCCAGACGATTATCCCATCACGAACGAGGCATCAGACGATTGGGGCGTACCGACGGCCAAGTGTGCGGTGGTTACTGACGGCGGCACTATTACGGTGAAGAACTGTACGCAGGGGGTGGACAATCCGTACATGGCCGCTCCGGCCACCCTACCAATCTACAAACAAATGTGGCAGGAAAAGAAACCGTCCAACAGCAAACCGGCATCAAACGTAACGGTCGACGATGACACCGACGACTACGGTTCGGGTGATGACGACGGTGCGTCGAACAATGAGGTGTTTTTCGTGGACGATTTCGCGGATGATGAATCGTTTGATCAGTAG
- the LOC126557105 gene encoding DNA helicase MCM8-like, translating to MADNPSTNNSTQNKSNNAGPSNRRDGSSRGRSGWRGNWRGNYRGYRHQSNVPREKPIGFALPSSAGESSLGASSSTQTSSFSTSLATSTCEYAGWKLYFPKEDYSSGSKTVHNVRAMQKHYRDFADLYDLPLVMKNCWFELKLDACDNDKQLRAQWSTLRQDLTDNPENTLACIGLAMHQTLMKEQFCSSSQRDANLCLQTIRPRIVGFGPEISIGSIKVSSFGKLVSVRGTIIRAGASQIMNTWCAFRCALCRNEQAVQQKDGLYTTPTACHSGCKARSHFVLLHRSVFTRMEAYQTIRLQETTQGSRTVAGSAAKNIEIELTHEMVDSVCPGDDVTVTGVLKARSLEPDGTARASLFKAYMQAVYVRSNKNVLANWNRLADFTELDMEAIQMIKSEPSPFRLLVQSLCPSIYGHEVVKAGLLLGLFGGHANTARTRAEIHVLVVGDPGIGKSQILQSCANVSPRGLFVCGTNSSNVGLTVTVRMEKGVGASLEAGALVLADQGVCCIDEFDKMSGHHGLLEVMEQRSVSVAKAGVICTVPARTTVLAAANPAGGHYNKAKTVSENLKLHPALLSRFDLVFILLDRSNERKDNLLTAHIQKVHGLSKSCSTTAAQVFFEASGRSLSDEGAEPPLEERLRLAPGEKLDLVPPELIQKYIGYARKNVQPKLTAKAAEELRDFFVELRRSQHEMDMIPVTTRQLEGLIRLTQARAKIDLSPEATVAHVRDVLAILRQSMLDVFSTDDGDLQFTRLTNGSGTSKTSLVRKFARVLSSRSAVTGSTLFTVTELKQAMVAGGIVGNCNELIDTMNIQGFLLKKGRDCYKFIID from the exons ATGGCTGATAATCCATCAACCAACAATTCTACACAAAATAAATCCAACAATGCAGGACCATCGAATCGCCGTGATGGTTCATCAAGGGGACGTAGTGGTTGGCGTGGTAATTGGCGTGGCAACTACCGCGGATATCGTCACCAGTCCAATGTACCCAGGGAAAAGCCGATAGGTTTTGCACTTCCTTCATCTGCTGGCGAAAGTTCGCTTGGTGCGAGCAGTAGCACACAAACCAGTTCGTTTTCCACCAGCCTAGCAACTAGTACATGTGAATACGCTGGTTGGAAGCTATATTTTCCCAAAGAAG ATTATTCGTCCGGATCTAAAACGGTTCATAATGTGCGAGCGATGCAAAAACATTACAGAGACTTTGCCGATCTGTACGATCTGCCGTTGGTGATGAAAAATTGCTGGTTTGAGCTAAAGCTGGATGCGTGTGACAACGATAAACAACTGCGTGCGCAATGGTCCACTCTACGGCAGGATTTAACGGACAATCCCGAAAACACACTTGCCTGCATCGGACTGGCCATGCACCAGACGCTTATGAAGGAACAGTTCTGCAGTAGCTCCCAGCGCGATGCAAACCTCTGTCTTCAAACCATCCGACCACGGATAGTGGGCTTCGGACCGGAAATTTCGATCGGTTCGATCAAGGTGAGCAGCTTCGGTAAGTTGGTATCCGTGCGAGGAACCATCATCCGGGCGGGTGCATCACAAATCATGAACACTTGGTGTGCCTTTCGCTGTGCGTTGTGCAGGAATGAGCAGGCCGTCCAGCAAAAGGATGGCCTATACACCACACCAACAGCCTGCCACAGCGGATGCAAGGCCCGGAGTCATTTCGTACTTCTGCATCGGTCGGTATTCACGCGCATGGAAGCGTATCAAACCATTCGGCTGCAGGAAACTACCCAAGGCTCACGGACCGTGGCCGGCAGTGCGGCCAAAAACATCGAGATAGAGCTGACGCACGAAATGGTGGACAGTGTGTGCCCGGGTGATGATGTCACCGTGACGGGTGTTTTGAAGGCCCGGTCACTGGAACCGGATGGAACGGCAAGGGCGAGTTTGTTCAAAGCTTACATGCAGGCGGTGTACGTACGTAGCAATAAAAACGTTTTGGCCAACTGGAACCGACTGGCAGATTTCACCGAACTTGATATGGAAGCGATCCAGATGATAAAATCGGAACCATCTCCCTTCCGACTGTTGGTACAATCGCTCTGCCCGTCCATTTATGGACACGAGGTCGTTAAAGCGGGACTTTTGCTTGGACTGTTCGGTGGACATGCGAATACCGCTCGTACCCGTGCCGAGATACACGTGCTGGTCGTTGGCGATCCGGGTATAGGCAAGAGTCAAATATTGCAAAGCTGTGCCAACGTTTCGCCACGCGGTTTATTCGTTTGCGGGACCAACTCTTCTAACGTTGGACTTACCGTGACCGTTCGGATGGAGAAAGGTGTCGGTGCATCGTTGGAAGCGGGCGCACTGGTACTGGCCGATCAGGGCGTCTGTTGTATCGATGAGTTCGACAAAATGTCCGGTCATCATGGATTGCTGGAGGTCATGGAGCAGCGTTCGGTAAGCGTAGCAAAAGCGGGCGTTATCTGCACGGTCCCGGCACGGACAACGGTACTCGCCGCTGCCAACCCGGCCGGTGGGCACTACAACAAAGCGAAAACGGTTtcggaaaatttaaaacttcaTCCGGCACTTTTGTCGCGATTTGATTTGGTATTTATTCTGCTGGACCGTTCGAACGAGCGAAAGGATAATCTGCTCACCGCACACATCCAAAAGGTGCACGGATTGTCCAAAAGCTGCTCCACAACGGCCGCTCAAGTATTCTTTGAAGCATCCGGCAGGAGTTTGTCCGATGAGGGTGCGGAACCTCCGCTGGAAGAACGGCTACGGCTAGCGCCGGGAGAAAAGCTGGACCTTGTGCCTCCGGAACTCATCCAAAAGTACATCG GATACGCCCGTAAAAACGTACAACCCAAGCTAACGGCAAAAGCAGCGGAAGAACTTCGCGACTTCTTCGTCGAATTGCGCCGCTCACAACACGAAATGGACATGATTCCCGTCACAACGCGTCAGCTGGAAGGTTTGATTCGGTTAACGCAGGCACGGGCAAAGATTGACCTATCGCCTGAAGCGACGGTAGCGCACGTGCGCGATGTGTTGGCTATCTTGCGGCAAAGCATGCTGGATGTGTTCAGTACGGACGATGGTGATCTTCAGTTTACCCGCCTAACGAATGGTAGCGGAACAAGCAAAACATCGTTGGTAAGGAAATTTGCACGCGTGCTCTCGTCACGATCGGCCGTGACCGGTTCCACACTGTTTACGGTGACCGAGTTGAAGCAAGCAATGGTTGCTGGTGGCATTGTGGGTAATTGTAATGAGCTGATCGATACGATGAACATACAGGGATTTTTGCTGAAAAAAGGACGCGATTGTTACAAATTCATCATCGATTGA
- the LOC126560030 gene encoding uncharacterized protein LOC126560030 — translation MKLNIKAFWINFTRFILLGLFLLEPIEVHGAVVVIGARPYLERVAKRVVEILEGRYISGNSLPIADYVAPIEITDKGLSISGNVSFHSGFLAKIDSIEFDEQKFTEIFLNTEVSVQGALKWNGIGVVLDFKANLEEYDGTGTLYVTYNQFDFPLRVSKYFNSTEPTGSLQFMSIDNSNKIVTVGYPNNKYVQLISRAVMTNYDFRDYMIASFRNWNFQNLLQAVIDEIPFPEVCYNC, via the exons ATGAAACTAAACATAAAAGCATTTTGGATAAACTTCACCCGCTTCATCTTGCTTGGACTGTTTCTGCTTGAGCCTATTGAGGTTCATGGTGCTGTAGTTG TGATTGGGGCCCGCCCATACCTGGAAAGAGTTGCAAAACGTGTGGTGGAAATCTTGGAAGGTAGATACATTTCGGGAAACTCTCTACCCATCGCTGATTACGTAGCTCCTATCGA AATCACCGATAAAGGACTCTCCATCAGTGGTAATGTGTCGTTCCATTCCGGATTCCTCGCCAAGATCGATTCGATCGAGTTCGATGAGCAAAAGTTTACGGAAATATTCCTCAACACCGAAGTAAGCGTTCAGGGTGCTCTCAAATGGAACGGTATCGGCGTAGTGCTGGACTTTAAAGCGAACCTAGAAGAGTACGACGGAACCGGCACACTGTACGTCACGTACAATCAGTTTGATTTTCCGTTAAGGGTGTCCAAGTATTTCAACTCGACCGAACCTACCGGCTCGCTACAGTTCATGTCGATAGATAATTCGAACAAGATCGTTACGGTGGGCTATCCCAACAACAAGTACGTGCAGCTGATTTCACGGGCG GTAATGACGAACTACGATTTTCGCGATTACATGATAGCGTCGTTCAGGAATTGGAACTTTCAAAATTTGCTACAGGCAGTCATCGATGAAATACCTTTCCCTGAGGTGTGTTACAATTGCTGA